A section of the Paenibacillus odorifer genome encodes:
- the rpsQ gene encoding 30S ribosomal protein S17, translating to MSEERNARKVLIGKVVSDKMDKTIVVAVETYKKHNLYHKRIKSTKKFKAHDEGNVAKIGDTVKLMETRPLSKDKRWRLVEVVEAAVII from the coding sequence ATGAGTGAAGAACGTAATGCACGTAAAGTGCTAATCGGTAAAGTGGTCAGTGATAAAATGGATAAAACCATCGTAGTTGCTGTTGAAACCTATAAAAAACACAATTTGTACCACAAACGCATCAAGTCTACGAAGAAATTCAAAGCACATGATGAGGGAAATGTTGCAAAGATTGGCGATACCGTAAAACTCATGGAAACTCGTCCGTTGTCTAAGGACAAACGTTGGAGACTAGTTGAAGTGGTAGAAGCAGCGGTTATCA